In Helianthus annuus cultivar XRQ/B chromosome 9, HanXRQr2.0-SUNRISE, whole genome shotgun sequence, the following are encoded in one genomic region:
- the LOC110880246 gene encoding endochitinase B codes for MNTFLLLTFVFLLASVSAQNCGTQGGNAPCSNGNCCSQYGFCGNTPDHCLPSNNCQYQCTGTTPAPSGDTVDSIITSSVFDEMLKYRNDPRCRANGFYTYTAFINAARSYNGFGTTGSAEDRRRELAAFFAQTSHETTGGWDTAPDGRFAWGYCFLREENPPSTYCTSSAYPCPQSYFGRGPIQLTNNNNYGLFGRSVNRDLINNPDLLATDPTLSFQSAIWFWMTAQDNKPSSHDVITRRWTPSAADTAAGRVSGFGVITNIINGGLECGRGQDNRVEDRIGFYRRYCTMLGVSPGDNLDCNNQTPFA; via the exons ATGAACACATTTCTCCTTCTAACGTTTGTGTTTCTGTTGGCATCTGTTTCCGCTCAAAACTGCGGGACACAAGGCGGTAACGCACCATGTTCCAACGGTAACTGTTGTAGCCAATACGGTTTCTGTGGAAACACTCCGGATCACTGCTTGCCGTCAAATAACTGCCAGTATCAGTGCACTGGTACCACTCCAGCACCAAGTGGTGATACTGTTGACTCCATCATTACTTCATCCGTGTTTGACGAAATGCTCAAGTACCGTAACGACCCCAGATGCCGTGCAAATGGATTTTACACTTACACCGCTTTCATTAATGCTGCAAGATCGTATAATGGCTTCGGCACCACTGGGAGTGCTGAAGACCGTAGAAGAGAGCTCGCGGCTTTCTTCGCTCAAACCTCCCATGAAACAACAG GTGGATGGGACACTGCACCAGATGGGCGATTTGCATGGGGATATTGCTTTCTTAGGGAAGAAAACCCGCCAAGCACTTATTGTACCTCCTCAGCATATCCATGTCCCCAAAGCTACTTTGGTCGAGGACCCATCCAACTCACTAA CAACAACAACTATGGGCTGTTTGGAAGGTCAGTTAACAGGGACTTGATCAACAACCCAGATTTGTTAGCCACAGACCCAACCTTATCTTTCCAGTCAGCAATATGGTTCTGGATGACCGCACAAGATAACAAACCATCAAGCCATGATGTTATTACTAGAAGATGGACGCCATCAGCTGCTGACACTGCAGCTGGTCGTGTCTCGGGTTTTGGTGTGATCACGAACATCATCAACGGTGGTTTAGAATGCGGGCGGGGTCAGGACAATAGGGTGGAGGATAGAATTGGGTTTTACAGAAGGTATTGCACCATGTTGGGAGTTAGTCCGGGAGACAATCTTGATTGCAACAATCAAACGCCTTTTGCTTAA
- the LOC110880245 gene encoding endochitinase B — MIRFLPLTFVFLLASVSAQNCGRQGGNAPCSNGNCCSQYGYCGNTPDHCLPSNNCQYQCTGSTPTPSGSDTVGAIVTSSVFDQMLKYRNDPRCKANGFYAYNAFINAARSYNGFGTTGSAEDRRRELAAFFAQTSHETTGGWSSAPDGPYAWGYCFVREQNQANRYCDSPDWPCPQSYFGRGPIQLSHNYNYGLFGRSIGRDLINNPDLLATDPTLSFQSAIWYWMTPQGNKPSSHDVITRRWTPSAADRSAGRVPGFGVITNIINGGLECGHGRDNRVEDRIGFYRRYCSILGVSPGDNLDCYNQRPFG; from the exons ATGATTAGATTTCTCCCTCTAACGTTTGTGTTCCTGTTAGCATCTGTTTCCGCTCAAAACTGCGGGAGACAAGGCGGTAACGCACCATGTTCCAACGGTAACTGCTGTAGCCAATACGGTTACTGTGGAAACACTCCGGATCACTGCTTGCCGTCAAATAACTGCCAGTATCAGTGCACTGGTAGCACTCCGACACCAAGTGGTAGTGATACGGTTGGCGCCATCGTTACTTCATCCGTATTTGACCAAATGCTCAAGTACCGAAACGACCCCAGATGCAAAGCAAATGGATTCTACGCTTACAATGCTTTCATTAACGCTGCGAGATCCTATAACGGGTTTGGCACCACTGGAAGCGCTGAAGACCGAAGAAGAGAGCTCGCGGCTTTCTTTGCTCAAACCTCCCATGAAACAACag GTGGATGGTCAAGTGCACCAGATGGTCCATATGCATGGGGATATTGTTTTGTTAGAGAACAAAACCAGGCCAATAGGTATTGTGACTCCCCTGACTGGCCATGTCCCCAAAGCTACTTCGGTAGAGGACCTATACAACTATCTCA CAACTACAACTATGGGCTGTTTGGGAGATCAATAGGAAGGGACTTGATCAACAATCCCGATCTTTTAGCCACCGATCCAACCTTATCTTTTCAGTCAGCAATATGGTACTGGATGACTCCACAAGGTAACAAACCATCAAGCCATGACGTTATCACTAGAAGGTGGACACCATCAGCCGCTGACAGGTCAGCTGGTCGTGTCCCGGGTTTCGGTGTGATCACGAACATCATCAATGGTGGTTTAGAATGCGGGCATGGTCGGGATAATAGGGTGGAGGACAGAATTGGGTTTTATAGAAGGTATTGTAGTATTTTGGGAGTTAGTCCTGGAGACAATCTTGATTGCTACAATCAAAGGCCTTTTGGTTAA